Part of the Musa acuminata AAA Group cultivar baxijiao chromosome BXJ2-7, Cavendish_Baxijiao_AAA, whole genome shotgun sequence genome is shown below.
ACTCAAACAGAACCAAGAggacaaaaaggagaaaatatatcTCCTATAGGTATCATAGCATAAGATCAATATGATGACCAATGACAATGCCAAGTTTATCAAGGAACTGGAATGAGTTTAACTACAAAAAAGATTCTCATTGCAAATAGGAAAGAATTTAAGACTATCCAAAATTATGCATGTCATCAGCATTTTGACTGGTTCATCTATGTTCCAGTCCTCAGATTTATCATATGGTTAAAAgacaaaattttaattaaatacaaCAGTGATATAAACCCAGGCCAGAACTCAGCAACAGAATTGCAATGGCTTTTCTCTCCATTATTAAATGTAAAGAGTTGGTCAAAATACCTAAGGAACAGGCATATCTGGAACCTAGTTGAATTTAACCAATTTAAGTTGTGTTACAGGCTTAAGCTAGGAATAAGCAAGCTAAGACTCATTTAACCAATTTCTAAGCGTTACAGGCTTAATATACAAAAGGCAACTTCAGACCAAGGAAAGCACCCAAAAAAGACCTCTAAAAGCCCCCTCACCAACAGAACAAGATAATCATAAAATTCACTACCTATGAATCAAAATCAGCATCTTGTACATAAACCAACAACCTATAGAATAGAACCATAGACCCAACAACATTAGTCGATCAACTATACTTCATGCTTAATGATGGTGATAAACTTCTGCTTACACTTGAAGGCCAAATTTTTGTTATGAAATCCACTACATGCTGTAATCTATATTTTGCATGTATTGGTGTATGTGTCATTTACTTGGCAAAACTCACCAATATAAACCATATTCATCTTGACTATCAGGATACTCAACCCCTCTTTATTATAGTTCCGGACTTCACACTTAATacacaaaaatcataaaaaatcatgAGTACAATCATACAATAATGAGCATATGCCATACACATTAAAAGCACATTCGTGTTCCAAATGAAAATTTTGCTAGATTCATAGCTATCAGAGCATATCAAGGAAAAAATCAAGATGGATTCATCAAATAAGGACCTTCACAAATTACTCAGGTTCTAACCACAACAACACAGTGGACAGATGTTAAACAAGTAAGCAATCAATGAACAGCAGATACTAGGCAATGCAATTACCTTTGACTAAATCGCTCCATTTCACGCTTGCGCCTCAGATCAGCCTTTCTTGCATCGAAGTCATCTCTGCTCATACCTGGAGGCCCCTGCTTCATGCCCATACTGCCCATCCCTAACTCAGATAGGTCCCTGTAGAAGGTACTAACTTTGTCAACAATCCATATATATCTGCTGCTAACAAACTGCAAAGTACAACAGATAtagtagaaacaaacaagatatgaAAATAAACTATTAAATGAACAAACTAGAAGCACATGGACAGATAATGATTTACAAATCAAACCATGCATCATACCTAGTCTAACCCACTCAAAGCATAAAACCTTATCAGAATAGCTAAAGCAAAAGTCAGCTGGTAATTGTTTCGTTAAGCATCTGACTGTCTATCAGTGACATACCTTGGAACTGCAGGCATCATAAAACCTTGCGCAGCAAATGGATCCTGCGGAAAAATCCCCCCACCAAAAGGAACATCAAAAGGACCTGGTGCATATCCCATAAATGGCATTGGACCACCAAAAGGTGCCATGTAGCCATCAACACCCAATGGCATACCGCCAGCCCAGTATGGATTGTAGCCTGAAGCAGCCACAGGCATGCCAAAATTTTCAGCTCCAGGATCCTGGTAGGCTCTCCATTGCATGTCACCAGCTGCATTTTAGAGAAAGGCAGGAGAAAGGCAAAACAATTCAGCATGGTGCTTGATTTACCTACTAGTACAGGAAGTAATCATCTGAAACTGCATTATATTTCAAGCTATGACTCAAGTAACCACAGTTGCTAGGGTGATGAACAAACCAGTGCCAGGGAGACgggcctttttcttcttctttttcttccctgtAGAAAAGAactattaatataaaatattctaGAAGAAAAAAAGGTTAAGTATAAAAAcaataaatcaaaataatatcattctCTCATACAAACCCCTGTTGTCCAACCTATCTCTAGATAGTATTCATACATGAACTATGGACCTATAActtaaaagaaaaggaagatcTTCTAATAACACATATTCCTATATATTGTttctaacacacacacacacacacacacaagtaaATTAACCTCTGGAACTggaaaaaaaaaaccacaaaATCTGATCTATTCTCTCAAAATGATGCTCTACCACCTACCTCAACGGCCGATCAGTAAAACGAATGTGACATTGCAAACACACACTATCTTACCTAGGTCTCCAGCAAGATGCTTTTCTTGTTGGACATCTTCAGGCACTGGAGCACTCTCAGGTGACTTTGGTCCCTTACTCAAAGGCTCTGGGGTTGCTTCAGATACATTAGTATTTATGGCAGATTTCTTATCCAAAGAGTTCATCTCATTGTTTGAATCCTTGGTTTCACATGGAACTTCACCTTCTTTCTTATGAGAAGGTTGCTCCATCGTAGGCTGCTTAGGTTCATCTCTGGAAGCAACAGAAAGGGTAGGAGATGGAATTTTTGGCTGTAAAGGACGAGCTGATTCCATATCTGAAAAGGATGATGGTTAAAGCTActaatagaaagaacaaaatcAGAGCATAAATCAAAGGAAAAAATGTGTTCATACCTTGGACCTGTACCATACTTCCAGCATTTTCTGTACTACTAGTTGCTGATTCTAAAATCCGACTTATTGTTTCCCTGAGTGTTTTATTGGGAAGAAGGTCATCCGCCAATATGTTTGTTGCCCCACACACACACATCAGCTTTGTAATTATGTAGTCTCTAATGCCTGATAGCAAAATCAAAGAAACAACTCCTGACATATTAggagcaaaagaaaagaaaaatgaaagctCAATGTTATATCATCACTTATAGTTTTCCGCAATTCAAAAATTGAACACACTGAACAAATACATTTACCAAGTAATATCTCTACCAATAACTATAGCACAAAAAAGCAACATGCACAAACAGTGAGACTTACATTTATCACAAAAACTCCTGAAACAACACTTGCTAGTTAGCACAGCATCTTTCATCACCTCTTTACATAAAGGGCAACGCAATTCTGGTGGAAGATCACTGACGGAACGAGTGGTTGGCAACCCCTCAATTTCTTTCTCAAATGCAGCCCTATATGATACAATAAAGATTATATGAAAGTTGTACAAAATAATCTGTTCAACAACtactgcacaaaaaaaaaaaaaaacctactcGTTTGGCTTCAAAACAGCAACTGCACCACTTGGCAATGCATAGGAGCCATCAGGAGTCGCCATCAACATTGATTTTGGAATTCCAGTAGGAGGTTTCACCCTTTTGATGTCATAGTTAGGGTCTCCATTTGTGGGGCAATGCTGGATAAAGTGGCCTAAACAGTAACGTTCACCGGGTATATTAGTTTTTTCCTAAATAAATTGCAAGAGAAAAATACAGGGAATTACGAGACAACAAATATATGTTGTACCAGGCACTTTGCATCTATGACAGACATAGCCTGCTGGGGGTGTCTTACGTTCAAGCATACCTCGCCCTGCATTTTGCCAGAAACAAATAAATTTCAGGTCCAAGATAATCTAACTATGCAAACTATAATTTAAGATGCAACTGCCATGAGTAACTGACTGTCTTCTCTATACCAAACACGGTATGTTATAAAAGACACTCTTAGCATGTTCGGTACATGGCAGTCTGCGTCCTCATTCAAATATACATGCATTCTTGAACTAATGGTCAAACCAAACTCTCTTTCATGGCAGAAAAAGATGATAATCAGAGAATTACCAAAACCACGACCACCCATCATCCTGCCACCAATCCCCCTCCCGAAACCTCTTCCAGCACCATAGGCATCTTGTGTTTGGCTGCAAAGTTCATCCAACTCAGTTAAAACACCAACTTATAGTATACTCATTGCTCAATGACAGTAATCATGTAACTGAAACTTTATTCTCATCTGTCCCATGGCATGCAGCTCATTTCTCACAAAACTACCGAaaagcaaataataataataatagaagatCTGGTGAATATGCCTCACCGATTCCAGTCAAGAGCAGGCGTGTCGATCAAAGCCTTAATCTTGCTATCTTCATCAACCTTGTTGGCAGGAGAAGTATCTATAACAGGATTACTCGATTGGGCAGGATTAACTTCAGGAATGGCATATAGATCATTCCCAAATTCATCCCATTCAAATTCTTCGGGCTGCAAAATTTAACATTGTGTTATTATCTATTTTTGTCATGCCAAAACTTTAAATCCATCAACCATGCAGAATAAAAGCTACTAGTTGTCGTATTATGTCAAAAAGAAGTATCCTAATGGATCTGCCAGATGTCAAGCTTACATATTTGGTAGTAGAAGAAGCATCAACCAACAAGCTACTAGATGGTGGAAGATCCTCTACTTTATCCTCTACAATTTTCATCCTGTAGTCAAACATATACTTTCTATCTCAGATTTATATACAAAGCAATACTCAAACTTCATGTCAAGTCTGATGCAGATAAACCTGCAAGTTTCTACTGTCACTGCAACATTGCCACTAAAATCACAATCTGTTGGCTACATTGCAGAGTAAATACTAAGAAAAAAGACTATTAAATATTGAAGATTCAAGGTCTGAGATAGTACTCATTTCTTTCAGTGACAATAGGCTTCCGTGGCTGTCCTGGAACCCGACGAATCAAAACCGATGTGTTTTTGGGTATCATAGCTCCTTCATCTACATATTCTGAAACCGAAAAGGGAAGAGCAGAGAGTCTATAAATTCCAGAGAATTTGTTCAACCCTTATTCACCCAGAAAAGTAATCCAAGAGAAATTTATTCCTTATGATTAACTAAAACTGGGCATAGATCCTCAGACCATTCACACTTAGCACCTAGACATTAATGTTCCTTAAATTGAGGGAAGCATAACTCGTCCTAGTGTAAATTATTAATTGCCAATTATGAAAATAATGGTTTGCTAGTAAACCAGACTGCAGCATAATTTACTCTAGAGAAAAAACCAACCTTCATTAGTCTGTGCATTAGAGATCATGAGGTCGAAATCGGTGCCTTTTCCAAAT
Proteins encoded:
- the LOC135618000 gene encoding E3 ubiquitin ligase PQT3-like isoform X1 codes for the protein MAVYYKFKSAKDYDSIPIEGQFISVANLKERIFETKLFGKGTDFDLMISNAQTNEEYVDEGAMIPKNTSVLIRRVPGQPRKPIVTERNEMKIVEDKVEDLPPSSSLLVDASSTTKYPEEFEWDEFGNDLYAIPEVNPAQSSNPVIDTSPANKVDEDSKIKALIDTPALDWNRQTQDAYGAGRGFGRGIGGRMMGGRGFGRGMLERKTPPAGYVCHRCKVPGHFIQHCPTNGDPNYDIKRVKPPTGIPKSMLMATPDGSYALPSGAVAVLKPNEAAFEKEIEGLPTTRSVSDLPPELRCPLCKEVMKDAVLTSKCCFRSFCDKCIRDYIITKLMCVCGATNILADDLLPNKTLRETISRILESATSSTENAGSMVQVQDMESARPLQPKIPSPTLSVASRDEPKQPTMEQPSHKKEGEVPCETKDSNNEMNSLDKKSAINTNVSEATPEPLSKGPKSPESAPVPEDVQQEKHLAGDLGKKKKKKKARLPGTAGDMQWRAYQDPGAENFGMPVAASGYNPYWAGGMPLGVDGYMAPFGGPMPFMGYAPGPFDVPFGGGIFPQDPFAAQGFMMPAVPRDLSELGMGSMGMKQGPPGMSRDDFDARKADLRRKREMERFSQRDREHSKDRDSRRESSSVNDASSMRPKPRPMFQADRLDRERDRSERSASVGRHGPARDSARHSPPRPRKRKAAEDHDEAPSDAAAEAAKAERKQKGSVFSRISFPDPGEGASKKRKSSSSELAPRNGLKEPAGRKVGSEGHRDEPKGGKSSSVSARRGSGGHDLESSEEEYHFKRRPSSSSSRRDAAADREEEAPRTSRRSRERERERERERGPHERGGRERERGHERPPSKRR
- the LOC135618000 gene encoding E3 ubiquitin ligase PQT3-like isoform X2, with product MAVYYKFKSAKDYDSIPIEGQFISVANLKERIFETKLFGKGTDFDLMISNAQTNEEYVDEGAMIPKNTSVLIRRVPGQPRKPIVTERNEMKIVEDKVEDLPPSSSLLVDASSTTKYPEEFEWDEFGNDLYAIPEVNPAQSSNPVIDTSPANKVDEDSKIKALIDTPALDWNRQTQDAYGAGRGFGRGIGGRMMGGRGFGRGMLERKTPPAGYVCHRCKVPGHFIQHCPTNGDPNYDIKRVKPPTGIPKSMLMATPDGSYALPSGAVAVLKPNEAAFEKEIEGLPTTRSVSDLPPELRCPLCKEVMKDAVLTSKCCFRSFCDKCIRDYIITKLMCVCGATNILADDLLPNKTLRETISRILESATSSTENAGSMVQVQDMESARPLQPKIPSPTLSVASRDEPKQPTMEQPSHKKEEPLSKGPKSPESAPVPEDVQQEKHLAGDLGKKKKKKKARLPGTAGDMQWRAYQDPGAENFGMPVAASGYNPYWAGGMPLGVDGYMAPFGGPMPFMGYAPGPFDVPFGGGIFPQDPFAAQGFMMPAVPRDLSELGMGSMGMKQGPPGMSRDDFDARKADLRRKREMERFSQRDREHSKDRDSRRESSSVNDASSMRPKPRPMFQADRLDRERDRSERSASVGRHGPARDSARHSPPRPRKRKAAEDHDEAPSDAAAEAAKAERKQKGSVFSRISFPDPGEGASKKRKSSSSELAPRNGLKEPAGRKVGSEGHRDEPKGGKSSSVSARRGSGGHDLESSEEEYHFKRRPSSSSSRRDAAADREEEAPRTSRRSRERERERERERGPHERGGRERERGHERPPSKRR